In a single window of the Rhopalosiphum padi isolate XX-2018 chromosome 1, ASM2088224v1, whole genome shotgun sequence genome:
- the LOC132921846 gene encoding uncharacterized protein LOC132921846 isoform X2 produces the protein MGSRETGIEAYQKVERDIAREEQAAPAPSLGHEMAKLDRFIADIENLMSQLSQERIADVETTSNDRFSQRYLNSRIVDESDNAIRTVMAELRINLNQILAIEHEEFIANLNRKSIKLHHLNWLSQMRARSEEEISKLSVRVQHLQKLYESQELIIKNLAGNKSSNTGQLERELDRVRSYRDTLVSGELSWKDATLFAQDSADYSRTAYKSWHSLRTEEDESIRFRQALKTRDSMHQAALCVRMAQTMLPGVQFPYCTSREVFAILQVIEYLFTDLQVSERFGHALEVYKSFNKRATALTQWLKQTTDETIHKDVEEVDERINDLANTLSQERTMNRTEFRETNSERYNILGSHQRIVTKWLGDTIGPKKEYIELHSRFRL, from the exons ATGGGTTCTAGAGAAACTGGTATTGAGGCATACCAAAAAGTGGAGCGTGACATCGCCAGAGAAGAACAAGCAGCACCGGCCCCATCTTTAGGTCACGAGATGGCAAAACTAGATCGTTTTATTGCAGATATAGAAAATCTTATGAGTCAGCTCAGTCAAGAGCGTATAGCGGATGTTGAAACAACATCCAACGACCGATTTTCCCAAAGATATCTGAATTCGAG AATTGTAGATGAAAGCGACAATGCAATTAGGACTGTCATGGCAGAACTACGAATAAATTTGAATCAAATACTTGCAATAGAACATGAAGAATTCATTGCAAATCTTAATCGAAAA TCTATAAAACTTCACCATTTAAATTGGTTAAGTCAAATGAGAGCCAGAAGTGAAGAAGAAATATCAAAACTTAGTGTAAGAGTACAACATTTACAGAAACTTTATGAAAGTCAAGAACTAATAATaa aaaatttagCCGGGAATAAATCATCGAATACTGGGCAACTAGAACGAGAATTGGACAGGGTTCGTAGTTATCGAGATACGTTAGTTAGCGGAGAATTGTCATGGAAAGATGCTACGTTATTCGCACAAGACTCTGCAGATTATAGCCGTACAGCATATAAAAGTTGGCATTCATTGCGAACCGAAGA AGACGAATCTATAAGATTTCGCCAAGCATTAAAAACTAGAGACTCGATGCACCAAGCAGCTCTATGTGTTAGGATGGCACAGACCATGTTGCCCGGTGTTCAATTCCCGTATTGTACTTCGAGAGAAGTATTCGCTATTCTACAA gtGATCGAATACTTGTTTACTGATTTGCAAGTTTCAGAAAGATTTGGTCATGCTCTAGaagtttataaaagttttaacaaaAGAGCGACAGCTTTAACTCAGTGGCTAAAACAG ACAACAGATGAAACGATACATAAAGATGTCGAAGAAGTGGACGAACGCATCAATGATTTGGCAAACACGCTGAGTCAAGAGAGAACAATGAACAGG acAGAGTTTCGCGAGACCAATTCAGAACGGTACAACATACTAGGATCTCATCAACGTATTGTTACCAAATGGCTTGGCGATACCATAGGAcctaaaaaagaatatattgaGCTGCATTCAAGATTTCGTTTGTAA
- the LOC132921846 gene encoding uncharacterized protein LOC132921846 isoform X1: MGCAPSTQESITDNGMGSRETGIEAYQKVERDIAREEQAAPAPSLGHEMAKLDRFIADIENLMSQLSQERIADVETTSNDRFSQRYLNSRIVDESDNAIRTVMAELRINLNQILAIEHEEFIANLNRKSIKLHHLNWLSQMRARSEEEISKLSVRVQHLQKLYESQELIIKNLAGNKSSNTGQLERELDRVRSYRDTLVSGELSWKDATLFAQDSADYSRTAYKSWHSLRTEEDESIRFRQALKTRDSMHQAALCVRMAQTMLPGVQFPYCTSREVFAILQVIEYLFTDLQVSERFGHALEVYKSFNKRATALTQWLKQTTDETIHKDVEEVDERINDLANTLSQERTMNRTEFRETNSERYNILGSHQRIVTKWLGDTIGPKKEYIELHSRFRL, encoded by the exons atgggaTGTGCCCCGAGCACTCAAGAAAGCATAact GATAACGGAATGGGTTCTAGAGAAACTGGTATTGAGGCATACCAAAAAGTGGAGCGTGACATCGCCAGAGAAGAACAAGCAGCACCGGCCCCATCTTTAGGTCACGAGATGGCAAAACTAGATCGTTTTATTGCAGATATAGAAAATCTTATGAGTCAGCTCAGTCAAGAGCGTATAGCGGATGTTGAAACAACATCCAACGACCGATTTTCCCAAAGATATCTGAATTCGAG AATTGTAGATGAAAGCGACAATGCAATTAGGACTGTCATGGCAGAACTACGAATAAATTTGAATCAAATACTTGCAATAGAACATGAAGAATTCATTGCAAATCTTAATCGAAAA TCTATAAAACTTCACCATTTAAATTGGTTAAGTCAAATGAGAGCCAGAAGTGAAGAAGAAATATCAAAACTTAGTGTAAGAGTACAACATTTACAGAAACTTTATGAAAGTCAAGAACTAATAATaa aaaatttagCCGGGAATAAATCATCGAATACTGGGCAACTAGAACGAGAATTGGACAGGGTTCGTAGTTATCGAGATACGTTAGTTAGCGGAGAATTGTCATGGAAAGATGCTACGTTATTCGCACAAGACTCTGCAGATTATAGCCGTACAGCATATAAAAGTTGGCATTCATTGCGAACCGAAGA AGACGAATCTATAAGATTTCGCCAAGCATTAAAAACTAGAGACTCGATGCACCAAGCAGCTCTATGTGTTAGGATGGCACAGACCATGTTGCCCGGTGTTCAATTCCCGTATTGTACTTCGAGAGAAGTATTCGCTATTCTACAA gtGATCGAATACTTGTTTACTGATTTGCAAGTTTCAGAAAGATTTGGTCATGCTCTAGaagtttataaaagttttaacaaaAGAGCGACAGCTTTAACTCAGTGGCTAAAACAG ACAACAGATGAAACGATACATAAAGATGTCGAAGAAGTGGACGAACGCATCAATGATTTGGCAAACACGCTGAGTCAAGAGAGAACAATGAACAGG acAGAGTTTCGCGAGACCAATTCAGAACGGTACAACATACTAGGATCTCATCAACGTATTGTTACCAAATGGCTTGGCGATACCATAGGAcctaaaaaagaatatattgaGCTGCATTCAAGATTTCGTTTGTAA
- the LOC132921846 gene encoding uncharacterized protein LOC132921846 isoform X3: protein MGCAPSTQESITDNGMGSRETGIEAYQKVERDIAREEQAAPAPSLGHEMAKLDRFIADIENLMSQLSQERIADVETTSNDRFSQRYLNSRIVDESDNAIRTVMAELRINLNQILAIEHEEFIANLNRKSIKLHHLNWLSQMRARSEEEISKLSVRVQHLQKLYESQELIIKNLAGNKSSNTGQLERELDRVRSYRDTLVSGELSWKDATLFAQDSADYSRTAYKSWHSLRTEEDESIRFRQALKTRDSMHQAALCVRMAQTMLPGVQFPYCTSREVFAILQVIEYLFTDLQVSERFGHALEVYKSFNKRATALTQWLKQTTDETIHKDVEEVDERINDLANTLSQERTMNRSFARPIQNGTTY from the exons atgggaTGTGCCCCGAGCACTCAAGAAAGCATAact GATAACGGAATGGGTTCTAGAGAAACTGGTATTGAGGCATACCAAAAAGTGGAGCGTGACATCGCCAGAGAAGAACAAGCAGCACCGGCCCCATCTTTAGGTCACGAGATGGCAAAACTAGATCGTTTTATTGCAGATATAGAAAATCTTATGAGTCAGCTCAGTCAAGAGCGTATAGCGGATGTTGAAACAACATCCAACGACCGATTTTCCCAAAGATATCTGAATTCGAG AATTGTAGATGAAAGCGACAATGCAATTAGGACTGTCATGGCAGAACTACGAATAAATTTGAATCAAATACTTGCAATAGAACATGAAGAATTCATTGCAAATCTTAATCGAAAA TCTATAAAACTTCACCATTTAAATTGGTTAAGTCAAATGAGAGCCAGAAGTGAAGAAGAAATATCAAAACTTAGTGTAAGAGTACAACATTTACAGAAACTTTATGAAAGTCAAGAACTAATAATaa aaaatttagCCGGGAATAAATCATCGAATACTGGGCAACTAGAACGAGAATTGGACAGGGTTCGTAGTTATCGAGATACGTTAGTTAGCGGAGAATTGTCATGGAAAGATGCTACGTTATTCGCACAAGACTCTGCAGATTATAGCCGTACAGCATATAAAAGTTGGCATTCATTGCGAACCGAAGA AGACGAATCTATAAGATTTCGCCAAGCATTAAAAACTAGAGACTCGATGCACCAAGCAGCTCTATGTGTTAGGATGGCACAGACCATGTTGCCCGGTGTTCAATTCCCGTATTGTACTTCGAGAGAAGTATTCGCTATTCTACAA gtGATCGAATACTTGTTTACTGATTTGCAAGTTTCAGAAAGATTTGGTCATGCTCTAGaagtttataaaagttttaacaaaAGAGCGACAGCTTTAACTCAGTGGCTAAAACAG ACAACAGATGAAACGATACATAAAGATGTCGAAGAAGTGGACGAACGCATCAATGATTTGGCAAACACGCTGAGTCAAGAGAGAACAATGAACAGG AGTTTCGCGAGACCAATTCAGAACGGTACAACATACTAG
- the LOC132921846 gene encoding uncharacterized protein LOC132921846 isoform X4 translates to MGCAPSTQESITDNGMGSRETGIEAYQKVERDIAREEQAAPAPSLGHEMAKLDRFIADIENLMSQLSQERIADVETTSNDRFSQRYLNSRIVDESDNAIRTVMAELRINLNQILAIEHEEFIANLNRKSIKLHHLNWLSQMRARSEEEISKLSVRVQHLQKLYESQELIIKNLAGNKSSNTGQLERELDRVRSYRDTLVSGELSWKDATLFAQDSADYSRTAYKSWHSLRTEEDESIRFRQALKTRDSMHQAALCVRMAQTMLPGVQFPYCTSREVFAILQVIEYLFTDLQVSERFGHALEVYKSFNKRATALTQWLKQTTDETIHKDVEEVDERINDLANTLSQERTMNRVR, encoded by the exons atgggaTGTGCCCCGAGCACTCAAGAAAGCATAact GATAACGGAATGGGTTCTAGAGAAACTGGTATTGAGGCATACCAAAAAGTGGAGCGTGACATCGCCAGAGAAGAACAAGCAGCACCGGCCCCATCTTTAGGTCACGAGATGGCAAAACTAGATCGTTTTATTGCAGATATAGAAAATCTTATGAGTCAGCTCAGTCAAGAGCGTATAGCGGATGTTGAAACAACATCCAACGACCGATTTTCCCAAAGATATCTGAATTCGAG AATTGTAGATGAAAGCGACAATGCAATTAGGACTGTCATGGCAGAACTACGAATAAATTTGAATCAAATACTTGCAATAGAACATGAAGAATTCATTGCAAATCTTAATCGAAAA TCTATAAAACTTCACCATTTAAATTGGTTAAGTCAAATGAGAGCCAGAAGTGAAGAAGAAATATCAAAACTTAGTGTAAGAGTACAACATTTACAGAAACTTTATGAAAGTCAAGAACTAATAATaa aaaatttagCCGGGAATAAATCATCGAATACTGGGCAACTAGAACGAGAATTGGACAGGGTTCGTAGTTATCGAGATACGTTAGTTAGCGGAGAATTGTCATGGAAAGATGCTACGTTATTCGCACAAGACTCTGCAGATTATAGCCGTACAGCATATAAAAGTTGGCATTCATTGCGAACCGAAGA AGACGAATCTATAAGATTTCGCCAAGCATTAAAAACTAGAGACTCGATGCACCAAGCAGCTCTATGTGTTAGGATGGCACAGACCATGTTGCCCGGTGTTCAATTCCCGTATTGTACTTCGAGAGAAGTATTCGCTATTCTACAA gtGATCGAATACTTGTTTACTGATTTGCAAGTTTCAGAAAGATTTGGTCATGCTCTAGaagtttataaaagttttaacaaaAGAGCGACAGCTTTAACTCAGTGGCTAAAACAG ACAACAGATGAAACGATACATAAAGATGTCGAAGAAGTGGACGAACGCATCAATGATTTGGCAAACACGCTGAGTCAAGAGAGAACAATGAACAGGGTGAGATAA
- the LOC132918715 gene encoding uncharacterized protein LOC132918715, producing the protein MSLKYNEEFKYALRDIANNSFKLENQFDRVRCTEWVHKLVMLSDDSLENIKIRNDYAQYLRIMLRAGVLHGIFSNSPPSTLMPFPEAMGKLVASKVTSLPPMGPINVYMKHWSPDGRAYVAIKPIPGKGVLTYLSVTPITDGQHN; encoded by the exons ATGTCACTAAAATATAACGAAGAGTTTAAATACGCATTACGTGACATAGCAAACAACTCATTCAAACTGGAAAACCAATTTg acAGAGTTCGTTGTACTGAATGGGTTCATAAACTGGTGATGTTGTCAGATGActctttagaaaatattaaaattcgcaATGATTATGCacaatatttacgtataatGCTTAGAGCTGGTGTTCTGCACGGAATTTTTTCCAACAGTCCACCATCAACTTTAATGCCATTCCCTGAAGCTATG GGAAAGCTAGTAGCATCAAAAGTAACATCTCTTCCACCTATGGGaccaataaatgtatatatgaaGCACTGGTCTCCGGATGGACGAGCTTATGTCGCTATAAAACCGATACCTGGAAAAGGAGTATTAACTTATCTATCAGTTACTCCAATAACTGATGGGCAacataattag
- the LOC132930693 gene encoding target of rapamycin complex 2 subunit MAPKAP1-like isoform X2 translates to MALYDSKHWLLSHIRNSFISSDDTGISEVVMGGENVLQTISTSKYDIYPGIEDNEEEEELAESLDIHTEFGVRRQRSHTSVQLERLQRNMIKSANVRHVKWEITPVSLTDEEKAELFPKKDISHQKKNYVSELSKLLKACPYLPLNPFREYSKYDGNAQLGEATRKYGIFITMLNLERRNYPMQVSIIATAKVHDLIGLVCWKCTIEYPDCTLKDSVDCYALYIAEDDGEVDFDFPCLDSRETVAKFGFGFLAIVERDSKLAPATSNHSPTSQEGNSVLCENVNTKAQQQLEGELNKLLAIEAPLYQLYHVNILNKVRAKIEIHLGISGQKIELDPVVKQRSSSKFPWTKQKPATYDMDCVVACDLTETKSNNRAVLRLVYDSTALSSSIGDSAPSQQGTAVWSNFKHHDFEAEQKVAEDIVQKINNILELRCSVRRQEYISLRERKSHRRRSFHLGPR, encoded by the exons ATGGCACTCTACGACAGCAAACATTGGCTTCTCTCTCACATCAGAAACTCGTTCATATCGTCAGATGACACAG ggaTTAGCGAGGTGGTTATGGGTGGAGAAAATGTGCTTCAAACAATATCCACATCAAAATATGACATATACCCAGGAATTGAAGATaatgaagaagaagaagaattgGCAGAATCACTTGATATTCATACTG aatttggaGTTCGACGTCAGCGATCTCATACATCAGTTCAGTTAGAACGTCTGCAAAGAAATATGATAAAATCTGCTAATGTGCGCCATGTAAAATGGGAAATAACACCTGTTTCCCTTACag atgaagAAAAGGCTGAATTATTTCCTAAAAAAGACATCAGTCACCAGAAAAAGAATTATGTTTctgaattatctaaattattgaAAGCTTGCCCATACCTACCACTGAATCCATTTCGAGAATATTCTAAATATGATggaaat gccCAGCTAGGTGAAGCTACTAGAAAATATGGCATATTTATAACTATGCTTAATTTAGAACGCCGTAATTATCCTATGCAAGTATCAATTATAGCCACTGCAAAAGTACATGATCTAATTGGTTTAGTTTGCTGGAAATGCACTATTGAATATCCAGATTGCACATTAAa GGATAGTGTTGATTGCTATGCTCTATACATAGCAGAAGATGATGGCGAAGTTGATTTTGATTTTCCATGTTTAGACTCTCGAGAGACTGTTGCTAAATTTGGATTTGGGTTCTTAGCTATTGTTGAACGTGACAGTAAATTAGCACCAGCTACTTCAAATCATTCCCCTACATCACA GGAAGGAAATTCTGTCTTGTgtgaaaatgtaaatactaaag CTCAACAACAACTAGAAGGAGAATTAAATAAACTTCTTGCTATTGAAGCACCTTTATACCAATTATATCAtgtgaatattttgaataaagttAGAGCAAAAATCGAAATACATCTAG GGATATCTGGACAAAAAATAGAATTAGATCCAGTTGTAAAGCAAAGATCTAGCTCTAAATTTCCATGGACAAAACAAAAGCCAGCTACGTATGATATGGATTGTGTGGTAGCATGTGATCTTACAGAAACAAAATCTAACAATCGTGCTGTCTTAAGACTTGTATATGATAGTACCGCATTAAGCTCTAGTATTGGAGATAGTGCCCCTAGTCAACAAGGAACTGCTGTATGGAGTAATTTCAAACACCATGATTTTGAAGCTGAACAAAAAGTAGCTGAAGATATCGtacaaaaaatcaataatattttagaactcAGATGTAGTGTAAGAAGACAGGAATATATCTCATTACGTGAACGTAAGTCACATCGCAGAAGAAGCTTTCATCTTGGTCCAAGATAA
- the LOC132930693 gene encoding GTPase-activating protein skywalker-like isoform X1, translating into MVIINDLDYQPFQSLVNVDSIPFVIPECTITKKQPNKTFSEIQHLITNGRHKEVKKLLRSHHWPADNMIRSQLWSALCKQHNNNNMTEGFYWDLVVQLFGTKELPDKTSILPPFVDSKHRHIYHLTAVGKEVADRVVCVLGFACPDITYSPAIYSLVSLFLHFMPEEECYNSLTSLVSSKRLVFMTQTKSLYEVTWRTVMRVTRKHASSASINLTKFCSATKMEHVYTDWMWWIFQGLPFHHIVRVMDCYLHEGIKVLYRVAMAILKLFHKNTSKRNSPWALEALNNGLEATLMKFCRQMPVSPNKLLKTAFNIRALSAAYLHRIFVKTEMSMKSKAIVSNSHQLIRSRSSENLPTSQSQVNIQLLSHTLSTRELFTLWSWLPMRITMYQPILLYTTEEHGCSLTTFYFRVEQHEPTLLIIKTCTDDVFGAYCSTKWLERNRKDDRGNRTAYFGTGETFLFSLFPERSKYPWVGMENDNVCHSNELFMAADSKMITIGGGDGQAIWMDENIRFGKSDSCSTFNNPPLCPGKDFEIKVLEVYGFGGAIL; encoded by the coding sequence ATGGTCATTATCAATGATCTCGATTACCAGCCATTCCAATCGCTAGTCAATGTCGACAGTATTCCATTTGTCATTCCGGAATGCACAATTACAAAGAAGCAGCCAAACAAAACATTTAGTGAAATCCAACATCTCATTACTAATGGACGACATAAGGAAGTTAAAAAACTATTACGTAGCCACCATTGGCCCGCCGATAACATGATTCGCTCCCAACTGTGGTCTGCACTGTGTAAACagcacaacaacaataatatgacTGAAGGTTTCTACTGGGATCTAGTTGTACAATTATTTGGTACTAAAGAATTACCAGATAAAACTAGTATATTACCACCTTTTGTTGATTCAAAACATAgacatatttatcatttaactgCTGTCGGTAAAGAAGTAGCTGACCGAGTTGTATGTGTACTTGGGTTTGCGTGTCCTGATATTACTTATAGTCCAGCAATTTATTCATTAGtctcattatttttacattttatgcctgaagaagaatgttataatagtttaaCTAGTCTTGTGTCTTCAAAACGATTAGTTTTTATGACTCAAACAAAATCATTATATGAAGTTACGTGGAGAACTGTAATGCGAGTTACAAGGAAGCATGCAAGTAGTGcttcaattaatttaacaaaattttgtTCGGCCACCAAAATGGAACATGTATATACCGATTGGATGTGGTGGATTTTTCAAGGCCTTCCATTTCATCATATTGTAAGAGTTATGGATTGTTACTTACATGAaggtattaaagtattatatagaGTTGCCATGgctatattaaaactttttcataaaaatactaGTAAAAGAAATTCTCCTTGGGCTTTAGAAGCTCTTAATAATGGATTAGAAGCTACGTTAATGAAATTTTGTAGACAAATGCCTGTTAGtcctaataaattgttaaaaacagCATTTAATATTCGAGCATTAAGTGCTGCATATTTACatagaatttttgttaaaaccGAAATGTCAATGAAGTCAAAAGCAATTGTTTCAAATTCACATCAATTGATAAGGTCTCGATCAAGTGAAAACTTACCTACTAGTCAATCTCAAGTAAATATTCAGCTCCTATCGCATACACTCAGTACACGAGAACTTTTTACATTATGGTCATGGTTGCCTATGAGAATTACAATGTATcaacctattttattatatactacagaAGAGCATGGATGCAGTTTGACTACGTTTTATTTTAGAGTTGAACAGCATGAACCaacattgttaattattaaaacttgtaCTGATGATGTATTTGGAGCTTATTGTTCAACTAAATGGCTTGAGAGGAATAGAAAAGATGATAGAGGAAACAGGACAGCATATTTTGGAACTGGAGAAACATTTCTATTTAGCTTGTTTCCTGAAAGATCAAAATATCCATGGGTTGGTATGGAAAATGATAATGTTTGTCATTCAAATGAACTTTTTATGGCTGCTGATTCTAAAATGATAACTATCGGTGGTGGTGATGGTCAAGCTATTTGGATGGATGAAAATATAAGATTTGGAAAATCAGATAGCTGCTCAACGTTTAATAATCCACCACTTTGTCCCGGAAAAGATTTCGAAATCAAAGTGTTGGAAGTTTATGGTTTTGGAGGTGCAATTCTGTGA
- the LOC132930693 gene encoding target of rapamycin complex 2 subunit MAPKAP1-like isoform X3, translating into MGGENVLQTISTSKYDIYPGIEDNEEEEELAESLDIHTEFGVRRQRSHTSVQLERLQRNMIKSANVRHVKWEITPVSLTDEEKAELFPKKDISHQKKNYVSELSKLLKACPYLPLNPFREYSKYDGNAQLGEATRKYGIFITMLNLERRNYPMQVSIIATAKVHDLIGLVCWKCTIEYPDCTLKDSVDCYALYIAEDDGEVDFDFPCLDSRETVAKFGFGFLAIVERDSKLAPATSNHSPTSQEGNSVLCENVNTKAQQQLEGELNKLLAIEAPLYQLYHVNILNKVRAKIEIHLGISGQKIELDPVVKQRSSSKFPWTKQKPATYDMDCVVACDLTETKSNNRAVLRLVYDSTALSSSIGDSAPSQQGTAVWSNFKHHDFEAEQKVAEDIVQKINNILELRCSVRRQEYISLRERKSHRRRSFHLGPR; encoded by the exons ATGGGTGGAGAAAATGTGCTTCAAACAATATCCACATCAAAATATGACATATACCCAGGAATTGAAGATaatgaagaagaagaagaattgGCAGAATCACTTGATATTCATACTG aatttggaGTTCGACGTCAGCGATCTCATACATCAGTTCAGTTAGAACGTCTGCAAAGAAATATGATAAAATCTGCTAATGTGCGCCATGTAAAATGGGAAATAACACCTGTTTCCCTTACag atgaagAAAAGGCTGAATTATTTCCTAAAAAAGACATCAGTCACCAGAAAAAGAATTATGTTTctgaattatctaaattattgaAAGCTTGCCCATACCTACCACTGAATCCATTTCGAGAATATTCTAAATATGATggaaat gccCAGCTAGGTGAAGCTACTAGAAAATATGGCATATTTATAACTATGCTTAATTTAGAACGCCGTAATTATCCTATGCAAGTATCAATTATAGCCACTGCAAAAGTACATGATCTAATTGGTTTAGTTTGCTGGAAATGCACTATTGAATATCCAGATTGCACATTAAa GGATAGTGTTGATTGCTATGCTCTATACATAGCAGAAGATGATGGCGAAGTTGATTTTGATTTTCCATGTTTAGACTCTCGAGAGACTGTTGCTAAATTTGGATTTGGGTTCTTAGCTATTGTTGAACGTGACAGTAAATTAGCACCAGCTACTTCAAATCATTCCCCTACATCACA GGAAGGAAATTCTGTCTTGTgtgaaaatgtaaatactaaag CTCAACAACAACTAGAAGGAGAATTAAATAAACTTCTTGCTATTGAAGCACCTTTATACCAATTATATCAtgtgaatattttgaataaagttAGAGCAAAAATCGAAATACATCTAG GGATATCTGGACAAAAAATAGAATTAGATCCAGTTGTAAAGCAAAGATCTAGCTCTAAATTTCCATGGACAAAACAAAAGCCAGCTACGTATGATATGGATTGTGTGGTAGCATGTGATCTTACAGAAACAAAATCTAACAATCGTGCTGTCTTAAGACTTGTATATGATAGTACCGCATTAAGCTCTAGTATTGGAGATAGTGCCCCTAGTCAACAAGGAACTGCTGTATGGAGTAATTTCAAACACCATGATTTTGAAGCTGAACAAAAAGTAGCTGAAGATATCGtacaaaaaatcaataatattttagaactcAGATGTAGTGTAAGAAGACAGGAATATATCTCATTACGTGAACGTAAGTCACATCGCAGAAGAAGCTTTCATCTTGGTCCAAGATAA